ATATCCTCCGGGATAAGTCCTCTGCTCAGCTCTAACGGTTTTAGCAACGGCATTCTCCCCTTTACCAAAGTAAGACTCTTAATGTACACTCCATGTGCTGAACTTTTGTGTGAGTAAAATAACTAATTGACGTCCAAGTCCGGCCATTCGCACACTAACAGGATGTTCTGGATTCGCTAGTACAAATGGAATGCCTGCGTTCCCCTTCGCACTAATTTCAGGTATTATAGGAAACGTGTCGAGCACTTGCAGACCGTTCGGAACAGCTAGCATGCCTTGGGTATCCCCCGAAAAGATCGCAGTGGAATGCCCGCAGCATTCACATTGGAATTGAGACATATTTTCGACGATACCAAGCAGTGGAACCTCCATCCGTCGCATCAAGTCGATCCCTTTCTGAGTATCTGCAAAGCTTACCGTCTGAGGCGTTGTAATCAGAAGACACCGTCCTTTCAAGAGACGAAGCAGCTGGTGGTGAATCTCGGAAGTCCCTGGAGGCATATCGACGATTAGTACATCTACATCCCAGCGGGCTTTTATCAGTAACTGATCCAGTGCACCTTCCAAATATTTGCCTGAAAGAGATCTGCTGAGGCCGTTGTTTTCAATCAGTCCAGGCGAAGAAATGCGGATGCCTGCGTAGGTTCCCGGGTGGATTCCAAGTCCTTCTGCTACCATAGACTCGTCTTCAACTCCGGATACCATGGTAGGTATACTTGGCCCTTCAAAATCTGCATCAAACAGTCCTACTCTTAACCCTGGTAATGAATAGGCTAAATTTACAGCGAAAGTGGATTTTCCGACTCCGCCCTTTCCGCTATAGATGAAAAGTACGTCCATGGCATCCTCCCTCGCCCCTAATAGAAAAGCTAAGCATTTTGCTTCAACGTATGGATCATGTTCACAATGTTGCTCATGGAAGCAAACGTATCATTAATCATGTACTCATCGGGAATAGTCATTTCAAACTTCTCTTCCAGTTCCAGCAGCAAATCGATCGCTTTCATAGAATCGAGGCCTGCGCTTTTCAGATCGTCCGTCATCTCCAGATCACGATGAATTTTCTTCTTTACCAGCGCTGTGACTTCATGTTCAATGTGTTCAATGCTCATGAATAGTCCTCCCTTCATGCATTTCATTCACGTGCGTTCTTCGTGTCAGAGCAAGCTGTGAAACATGCTTCACTTCACCCTCATCCACGACCAATTCAACGGGAATTTCCCTGCTCAGAAATCCCAATAAACTGGCCGTAATCCCATAAGCCCCAACATTCGGAATATAGACCTGCTCTTCCAATTGTAAGGAAGGCATAGCTGCTTTTTTGTTGAAAAAATCAAGAGGGGTGCACAGCGGTCCTACAATGTGGGCCGACTCCGGATGAGGGTCGGTCTTCTCTGTGACGGGCTTGATGTCATACTGAACGCGTGGAATGCGTCCGAGCCCCGCCATCCCGCCCAGATGGTGAATGCCGCTGTCCAGAACGATAAAACGGCTGCCCTTACTTTCCTTGATATCCACAACCGAGCTAACCAGAACACCGCATGCGGCCGAAAGATATCGTCCGGACTCATATGCTATAGCAGGCTCTCCCATTCTCCATCCCGGCATATGCTCATCGAGAGCAGTCTCCAATTGGACCTTGATTTCACTAAAATCCGGAGGGGTGCCTGACACAGCATAAGGATGTCCAAATCCGCCTCCTAAATCCACGAATTGGAGTGGAATTCCGGTCTCCTTGGATATTCTCGCAATCACCTGAATGGAAGAGAGAAAAGATTCCGCAAGTCTCTCTGCATTCGCAGTATTGGTGCCATTGAAAATATGAAAACCGGCAATACGAATTTCGTCGCATTCCTGCATTTCCTTCAGCTCTCGCAAAAGCTTCTGCTCATCCGTTCCAAACTGAGAGGGTGTGCCCGTCATGGCCAGTCCAGCATCAGCCAAGCCCTGATCGGGATTGATTCGCATAATGACTTGAATTGGAGGTGTACCAGAAGACACTACAGACCTTAATCTGTCCAGCTCCTTCATTGATTCTGCCGAGAACCATTGTACTCCCTGTGCAACAGCCACCTTCAATTCCAATTCGCTCTTCCCAGGACCAGTGTACAATACATCCCGGGGCAATCCTCCGGCTTCTAACACGGAATTCAGCTCACCTAGCGATGAAACTTCAGCCCTGCACCCCAAATCTAACAACTGCTTAACGATTGCCGGGTGAGGATTGGCCTTCAGAGAGTAATACAACATCGAAGGCTCGGGTAATGCATCTCTTAACCTGTGGCAGGATTGGCGAAGAATATTCAAGTCGTATATATATAACGGACTGCCGTATTTCGACCGCAACTCTCCATAGTCCAAACGCTTCACTCCTTTTCCAGGTCTGTTTTCAGCTTGTTTTTATCGATTTTACCGTTCGAAGTTAAAGGTAACTGGTCTGTAACATAGATGTGTGTTGGCATCTTGTAATCCTCCAGCCGCATTCGTAATTCGTCGAGAATGCTATCCGCAGTCCGTGTAGAACTCACTGCAAGAATAGGCACAGCGGTGTCTCCGGTCAGTATCAGCGCGGCTTGTTCGACGCCATCGATGTCGACTGCTGCCAGTTCGATCTCCGTAGGACTTACACGAAAGCCGTTTTGCTTGTACATATCATCCTTGCGAGCGTAGAAATACAAGAAACCTTCATCGTCCATCCAGAAGTAGTCCCCTGTGTGCAAGCTCCGCTCAGGAGAAGCCATATTTCGAAAAACGTGCTGTGTTCGCTGCGTATCATTCCAGTAACCCATCATGACATGAGGACCATGCACAACCAATTCGCCAACCTTATATGGTGGCAGTTGCAATCCTCTCTCATCGATTATGGTGCAACTTGTACCCGGAAGAGATGTTCCGACAGACCCCGGTTTATCAGCGAGAAATTCCGGCTGAAGGATGGAGACCCGTTTACACTCCGTCAGCCCGTACATCAGATGTAGCTGGGCATTCGGGAAAAATCTATTAAATTCCTTTATATATGCTTGGGGTAGTGCAGCTCCTGTATTGGTAATGAAACGAATCTCTGGTAATTGTGTCATCTGTCTGCGCATAAGTTTGATCAGCGCTTCTCCCATGCTAGGTACAATTGGTAACCCGGTAATACCCCATTCCCTTATTTTATGAATGAGCGCCGGGCCCACATCAGATCGCTGACCCAAGGCTATCGTTGCATTTTGATTAAATGCTAAAAAAACCTGATACATTCCGTAATCAAAAGACAACGGAAGAAAATTGCCGATTACGTCGTCTGTTTCTATTTTCAGGCAAGACTGAATGCTCTCCAGTACAAATAGCATGCTGGAGTGGTGTGACACCACGGCCTTCGGCCGGCCTGTACTTCCCGATGTATACAACAGGCAGGCAACTTCATTACCTGAGCGATCTTCGTACTCCGGGTCATCTAATCTGCTATGCTCCAATGCATGTGTGGTCACGTCATTTTCCGATATGACCTTAATCCCTATATAGGATGACATCGCCAACTTTTCAACAAAAGCATCGGTCGTTAGCAGATAGGAAGCTTGCGAATCTTTAACAATGTAGTCCAACTGATAACTTGTTGTACTCTCATGCAAGAGGATATAGGTTGCTCCAAGCCTGGAGGCAGCAAACATGGATGAGACGAGAAATTTGCCATGAGGCAAAAGTAGTATGATTCGCTCGCCTGTTTTTACACCGCAGGATTGCAAATAAGCGGATATACGATCCCTCTCCTGAGTTAGTTGACTATAAGTAAAATGGCCTTCGTCTGTGATCAAAGCTGCTTTATGCGGATATCGTTGTTCTGAATGATCTAACAACTCACATAATCGTTTCAATTCAGACCCTCATTCCATGAATTCGCAGTGTTTATTTTGCACGATTTCTGTGATACGTTCATCGCACAAAGTGTCGTTAATATGTTGTTTAGTGAATAAAATTTAATTATACAGCCTTAAACATAAGTCTCTGTCCATATTTTCCCCAGCTATTTCTCATGCAGAAGATACCATACCCGATATTCTCCACTCTATCTGCTCCACTGTAGCAAAACATTCATACAACAGGTCCTCGTCCCGGAAAATAATCTCAAACTCCTCTTCTAGTGAAACAATTAGTGAAATATATTTTATTGAGTTAAACCCGAGATTCTCTAATCGCTCATCGAGAGGAATGTCCAAGTGGTATCCAAGTATATTGTGAATAATCTGAATGATTTTTGCTTCAATCATCGAGTTAGATACTTGTTCCATCACTGATTCCCTCCCCTGTCTTATTGCACAGATGTTTACGATATTCACTTGGAGAGCGCCCGTAATATTTTTTATAGTACCCGGAGAACTGTGAACTAGAGATATAACCGACAGACTTCGTAATTTCATTGATCGTCAGATCGGTATGCTTAAGCAGTTCGCGCCCTTTTTGTACTCTAATTTTCTGAAGAGATTTAATGGGTGAACAACCGAACACTTTCTTGTATGTGTTACTTAAATAGACCGGATTACAGCTGATTCGTGCTGCCATGTCTTCAAGGGTAAGCGGCT
The window above is part of the Paenibacillus sp. 1781tsa1 genome. Proteins encoded here:
- a CDS encoding P-loop NTPase, with amino-acid sequence MDVLFIYSGKGGVGKSTFAVNLAYSLPGLRVGLFDADFEGPSIPTMVSGVEDESMVAEGLGIHPGTYAGIRISSPGLIENNGLSRSLSGKYLEGALDQLLIKARWDVDVLIVDMPPGTSEIHHQLLRLLKGRCLLITTPQTVSFADTQKGIDLMRRMEVPLLGIVENMSQFQCECCGHSTAIFSGDTQGMLAVPNGLQVLDTFPIIPEISAKGNAGIPFVLANPEHPVSVRMAGLGRQLVILLTQKFSTWSVH
- a CDS encoding phosphopantetheine-binding protein codes for the protein MSIEHIEHEVTALVKKKIHRDLEMTDDLKSAGLDSMKAIDLLLELEEKFEMTIPDEYMINDTFASMSNIVNMIHTLKQNA
- a CDS encoding decarboxylase, which gives rise to MDYGELRSKYGSPLYIYDLNILRQSCHRLRDALPEPSMLYYSLKANPHPAIVKQLLDLGCRAEVSSLGELNSVLEAGGLPRDVLYTGPGKSELELKVAVAQGVQWFSAESMKELDRLRSVVSSGTPPIQVIMRINPDQGLADAGLAMTGTPSQFGTDEQKLLRELKEMQECDEIRIAGFHIFNGTNTANAERLAESFLSSIQVIARISKETGIPLQFVDLGGGFGHPYAVSGTPPDFSEIKVQLETALDEHMPGWRMGEPAIAYESGRYLSAACGVLVSSVVDIKESKGSRFIVLDSGIHHLGGMAGLGRIPRVQYDIKPVTEKTDPHPESAHIVGPLCTPLDFFNKKAAMPSLQLEEQVYIPNVGAYGITASLLGFLSREIPVELVVDEGEVKHVSQLALTRRTHVNEMHEGRTIHEH
- a CDS encoding class I adenylate-forming enzyme family protein, encoding MKRLCELLDHSEQRYPHKAALITDEGHFTYSQLTQERDRISAYLQSCGVKTGERIILLLPHGKFLVSSMFAASRLGATYILLHESTTSYQLDYIVKDSQASYLLTTDAFVEKLAMSSYIGIKVISENDVTTHALEHSRLDDPEYEDRSGNEVACLLYTSGSTGRPKAVVSHHSSMLFVLESIQSCLKIETDDVIGNFLPLSFDYGMYQVFLAFNQNATIALGQRSDVGPALIHKIREWGITGLPIVPSMGEALIKLMRRQMTQLPEIRFITNTGAALPQAYIKEFNRFFPNAQLHLMYGLTECKRVSILQPEFLADKPGSVGTSLPGTSCTIIDERGLQLPPYKVGELVVHGPHVMMGYWNDTQRTQHVFRNMASPERSLHTGDYFWMDDEGFLYFYARKDDMYKQNGFRVSPTEIELAAVDIDGVEQAALILTGDTAVPILAVSSTRTADSILDELRMRLEDYKMPTHIYVTDQLPLTSNGKIDKNKLKTDLEKE
- a CDS encoding acyl carrier protein, which produces MEQVSNSMIEAKIIQIIHNILGYHLDIPLDERLENLGFNSIKYISLIVSLEEEFEIIFRDEDLLYECFATVEQIEWRISGMVSSA